In Arcobacter sp. CECT 8983, the DNA window AAAGAGTAAAACATGATTAGAGTACTTGGTAAAGGACTTACAGCCCAAGCTATTAAAGAAGAGTATGAAGATGTAGTTCTTTATGATGATAGTGATTTTAATACATATGATAAACAATCTAATGAGATAACAGTTGTAAGCCCAGGTATTCCACCTAATAATAAGATGGTAAAAAACTCAAATAATATAATAAGTGATTATGATCTTATATATAAAGAGATGCCTTTTTCTATATGGATAAGTGGAACAAATGGAAAAACAACAACAACTCAAATGTGTCAACATATATTAAAAGATAAAAATAGTGTATGTGGTGGAAATATTGGAACACCAGTTTCCAAGCTAAACAAAGAATCTAAAATTTGGATTTTAGAAACATCTTCTTTTACTTTTCATTATACAAAGTATGCAAAACCTAATTTATATTTATTGTTACCAATTTCAGATGATCATGTTTCTTGGCATGGAAGTTTTGAAGAGTATGAAAAAGCAAAATTAAAACCTTTATATATGATGGAAGAGAGTGAAATTGCAATTGTTCCTGAAAAGTATAAAGATATAAACACAGTATGTCATCTTATAACATATAAAGATAGTGATGATTTATGTGAGAAATTTGATATAGATAAAACACAGATTAATTTTAAAGAACCTTTTTTATTAGATGCACTTCTTGCCTTGGCAGCAAAAAAGATAATATTTGATGAGGTAGATTACGAAACTATTAATACATATAAAGTTGATGAGCATAAAGTAGAAGAGTTCAAAGATAAAAAAAATAGACTTTGGGTAAATGATTCTAAAGCTACAAATATAGATGCAACAATTAATGCTATTGTACCTTATAAAGAAAAAAGAATATATTTAATTCTTGGTGGAGATGATAAAGGGGCAAATTTAGAACTTTTATTTGAATTTATAAAAGACTTAGATATCGAAATATATGCTATAGGAAGTAATTCTAATAAATTAGAAAAGTTAGCAGAAAAATTTTCTATAAAATTTTATGGATGTAAAATATTAAAAGAAGCTATAAAAAAAATATCCACAAAGCATGATTTAGAGGCTGTTGCAATGCTATCACCAGCTGCTGCATCTTTGGATCAATATACATCTTATAAAGAAAGAGGGAAAGAATTTAAAGAGTTTGTTTTAGGATTAAGCTTACTTTAATGTACTTCTGTATATAATTTCACTCCAATTTAAGAAGGACGCATTAAAAAGCGTATCTGGTTCGATAGCTCAGTCGGTAGAGCAAAGGATTGAAAATCCTTGTGTCGGCAGTTCGATTCTGCCTCGAACCACCACTTAAATTAAATTTGGATGCTGGTGTAGCTCAGTTGGCTAGAGCAGCTGATTTGTAATCAGCAGGTCGGGGGTTCAAGTCCCTTCACCAGCTCCATTCAAATTGTCGTGCGTAAGTCTTAAGACCAGCGCTTGACCAGAACAATAATATTTTTCAACCGGTGAGGTTGGAGAGTGGTCAAATCCTACGGACTGTAAATCCGTCGCCTTAGGCTTCGAAGGTTCAAATCCTTCCCTCACCACCACGCAAATGTTGCGGGAGTAGCTCAGTTGGCTAGAGCCTCTGCCTTCCAAGCAGATTGTCGCGAGTTCGAGTCTCGTCTCCCGCTCCATTAATTATTTATTGATTACTGGGAGCTGAGTTATAACGCAATTATACATTTATAACTCCTTTTTATTCAAAGTAACTCCCATTAAAGTTTATATTTAGTATTTTTTAAGTAAAATACCAATCCACAAAAAGATATTAGTTTATTTTTTTGTAATTAATAACAACAAACACCCCTCTGAATAGAGAAGCCACAGGGCTTATCTACTCAGAGGGCAATAACCAAAATTTTTTAAGGGGAATTTTATGGCAAAAGAAAAATTCGAGCGAAGTAAACCGCACGTAAATATTGGTACTATTGGTCACGTTGACCACGGTAAAACTACTTTAACAGCTGCAATCACTATGTGTTTAGGGCTTAAAAATGGTCAAGCAACTATGGATTATGATCAAATTGATAATGCTCCAGAAGAAAGAGAAAGAGGAATTACAATTGCTACTTCTCACGTTGAGTATGAAACTGAAACTAGACACTACGCTCACGTAGATTGTCCAGGTCACGCCGATTATGTTAAAAACATGATTACTGGTGCTGCACAAATGGATGGTGCTATTTTAGTTATTGCTTCAACTGATGGACCAATGGCTCAAACAAGAGAGCACATCTTATTATCTAAGCAAGTAGGTGTTCCATACATCGTTGTTTTCTTAAATAAAGAAGATCAATTAGATGATGAAGATAAAGAAGAGATGTTAGAGTTAGTTGAAATGGAAGTAAGAGAATTACTTTCTGAGTATGACTTCCCAGGTGATGATACTCCAATCGTTGCTGGTTCTGCATTCCAAGCTTTAGAAGAAGCAAAATCTGGTACAGCTGGTGAGTGGTCTGAAAAAATCTATAAATTAATGGATGAAGTAGACGCTTATATTCCAACTCCAGAAAGAGATGCTGATCAAGATTTCTTAATGCCTGTTGAAGATGTATTTACTATTCAAGGTAGAGGTACTGTTGTTACTGGTAGAATTGAAAAAGGTACAATCAAACTTAACGAAGAGATCGAAATCGTTGGTATGAAAGATACACAAAAAACTACTGTGACTGGTATTGAAATGTTCAGAAAAGAAATGGACGAAGGTCAAGCTGGTGATAATGCTGGTATCCTTTTAAGAGGTATTAAAAAAGAAGATGTTCAAAGAGGACAAGTTCTTGTTAAGCCAGGTTCAATTACACCACACACTAAATTCAGAGGTGAAGTATATATCCTTTCTAAAGAGGAAGGTGGTAGACATACTCCATTCTTCTCAGGTTATAGACCACAATTCTATGTAAGAACTACAGACGTAACTGGTTCTTGTGAATTACCAGAAGGTACTGAGATGGTTATGCCAGGTGATAACGTTGAATTAACTGTTTCATTAGTTGCTCCAATTGCTCTAGAAAAAGGAACTAAGTTTGCTATTAGAGAAGGTGGTAGAACTGTAGGTGCTGGAGTTGTTGCTGAGATTATCGAGTAAGGATAACTTATGGGTAACGGTGTAAGCATCAAAATTGGACTTAAATGTGAGGAGTGTGGTGATATTAACTACACTACTTACAAAAACCCAAAAACTCACACAGAGAAAATGGCGGTTAAAAAGTATAGTCCAAGATTAAAAAAACATACAATTCACAAAGAAGTTAAGTTAAAGTCGTAAGACTTTCTTAACTCTCTTTATCTTATAGGTCAGTAGCTCCAATGGTAGAGCGCCGGATTCCAAATCCGATGGTTACGGGTTCGAGTCCTGTCTGGCCTGCCACGATAAAATTTTTTTAAAAACAGTCGCGACTTTTTTTAAAAGAATTTTTAAGCTTAAATACTTGGAGTCGATTGTGAATAAATTTAAAACATACTATAAAAATGCTAAAGAAGAACTATTCAAAGTAATTTTCCCTATTAAAGAACAAATCAGATCTGCTTATCTTTCTGTTTTTGTTGTTGTAACAGTTATTACACTGTTTTTAGCATTAATTGACACAATCATGTCTTTAAGCTTATCAGCTGTAATGAACTAAGGATAATCAATGGCACAACAATGGTATGCAATACAAACTCACTCAGGTAGTGAATTAGCAGTTAAAAGAGCACTTGAAAGACTTTCAGAAGAAATGGCAGATGAAAGAATCTCAGAAGTATTAGTTCCAACAGAAGATTTAATTGAAGTAAAAAAAGGTAAGAAAACAATAGTTGAAAGACCTTTATATCCAGCATATGCTTTTGCTAAAATTGATTTAGATACTGCATTATGGCACAGAATTCAATCTATGCCAAAGGTTGGAAGATTTATTGGTGAATCAAAAAAACCAACTCCATTATCAAAAAAAGATATTGATGCTATTTTAGATAAAGTACAAAATAGAGCTGCGGCTAAACCAAAAGTTTCATTTGATGAAGGTGAAACTGTAAGAATAAATGAAGGACCATTTGCAAACTTCAATGGTATTGTTGAAGATTTTGATATGGCATCTGGAATGTTAAAATTAAATGTTTCTATTTTTGGAAGAAATACTCCAGTAGAGATTACATATACACAAGTAGAGAGAGTAATTTAACTCTCTTATTTTAGGCATTAGGCAATAAAACTTCGCTTCCTTTAGAGTTTTATTCCCTAATGCCTAAATCACATTAAAAACAAAATTTAAAAAGGAATTACGATGGCTAAAAAAGTAGAAGGTTTACTTAAACTTCAAATACCAGCTGGTGCTGCAAATCCATCACCTCCTGTTGGTCCTGCATTAGGTCAAAGAGGTATTAATATTATGGAATTTTGTAAAGCATTCAATGAAAAAACAAAAGATAAAGGTGGATTTACAATTCCTGTAGAAATCACTGTATATTCTGATAAAAGTTTCACGTTTGTTACAAAACAACCACCAATGACAGATTTAATTAAAAAGGTTTCTGGAATCAAAAAAGGTTCTGATAATCCATTAAAAAATAAAATTGGAAAATTAACGAAAGATCAAGTACTTGAAATCGTTGATATGAAAATTGCAGATTTAAATACTGATGATAAAGAACAAGCTTCAAAAATTGTTGCAGGTTCAGCAAGATCAATGGGTATTGAAGTTGAATTATAATTCAACAAAACAAGCCTGACCACTGGCTTTAAATAGCGGTAGCAAAAAAATATAAAAATTGCGGAGAAAAAAATGGCAAAAAAAGTTTCAAAAAGATTTAAAGCATTATCTGAAAAAATTGAAAATAGAAATTATTCATTAGCAGAAGGTTGTTCTTTAGTAAAAGAATTAAAATCTGCTAAATTTGATGAGTCAGTAGAAGTTGCGCTTAACTTAAATGTTGACCCAAGACATGCTGACCAAATGATCAGAGGTGCTGTTGTACTTCCAAATGGTACTGGTAAAACTGTTAGAGTAGCAGTATTTGCAAAAGGTGCTAAAGTAGACGAAGCAAAAGCTGCAGGTGCAGATATCGTTGGTAATGATGATTTAGTAGAAACTGTACAAGGTGGAGAAATTAACTTTGATGTTTTAATTGCAACTCCAGATTGTATGGGACTAGTTGGTAAACTAGGTAGAATTTTAGGACCAAAAGGTTTAATGCCAAATCCTAAAACAGGAACTGTTACTATGGACGTAACTAAAGCAGTTAATGATGCTAAAGGTGGTCAAGTAGCATATAGAGTTGATAAAAAAGGTAACATGCAAGCAGCTGTTGGTAAAGTATCATTCTCTGAAGAAGCTATTAAAGAAAATATTGAAGCATTCGTTGCAGCAATTAATAAAGCAAAACCTGCATCAGCAAAAGGTAAATATATTACTACTGCAGCTGTATCTTTAACTATGTCTCCATCTATCAAACTTGATACATTAGAGATTATGGATATTAAATAAGGATTTTTCCTTATTTAATAACATTCAATAATAAGGATTTTGATCCTTATGTTTGAGTGTTATTTCAAAGCACTGATATAAAACTAAAGACAGCTGGTAAGGAACTTCCTCGTTCCTTGTAAATCCCGCCGAAGTCGATGTTTTGAAGGGAGGAAAAAACAAGAATGACTAAAGCACAAAAATCAGAAGTTATTGATTTTTTAACTGGTGAATTTAAAGAGTCTCAAGCAATCGTTGTATGTGATTACAAAGGACTTTCTCACAAAGAGTTAGAATCTTTAAGAAAAGATGCTAAAGAAAATGGAACAAAAGTTCAAGTTGCAAAAAACTCTTTAGTTACTATCGCAGTTAAAAATGCAGAGTTAGGTGACATTGAATTAAATGGAACTAATATTTTCTTATGGTCTGAAGATCAAATCTCTGCTTGTAAAGTTGCTGATAAATTTGCTACTGCAAATAAAGATAAGTTCGAAATTAAGTCTGGTATTATTGAAGGTCAAATTGCTGATCTTGCAACTGTTAATGCATTTGCTAAATTACCATCTAGAGATGAACTTCTTGGTATGCTTGCAGCTACATGGATGGCTCCAGTTACTAACTTTACAATCGGGCTTGATGCTCTTAGAAAGAAAAAAGAAGAAGAGGCTGCATAATTGACCCCGCAATGAGCGAGGACAATAACTATTATGTAGAGTGAATAATTGTTGGTTTGTAAAGCAAACTATTAATAAAAATTAAAAGAAAATTATAAGGAACAAAGAAATGGCAATTTCTAAAGAAGACGTATTAGAGTATATCTCTGGTTTATCTGTATTAGAGTTATCTGAATTAGTTAAAGAATTCGAAGAAAAATTTGGTGTATCTGCACAACCTGTAGCTGTAGCTGGTGCTGTAGCTGGTGGAGCTGCTGAAGCTGCTGAAGAGCAAACTGAATTTAACGTAGTATTAGCTGACGCTGGTGCTAAGAAAATTAATGTTATTAAAGTAATTAGAGCATTAACTGGTCTTGGATTAAAAGAAGCTAAAGCAATGGCTGAAGAAGCTGGTGCAATCGTTAAAGAAGGTGTTTCTAAAGAAGACGCTGAAGCTGCAAAAGCTGAATTAGAAGGTGCTGGAGCATCTGTAGAATTAAAATAATTACTAGAAAGTAATTTTTTACCTGTATACAAGGCTATAAAAGCCTTGTATAAGATTAGCATCTTTGAAGGTTAAGGTTAGAATTTTAAGGAATTTTAACCCTATCCTTTAAGGATGCTTTTGCGCTTTATACACAAAGCTAAAAGTAAACCACATTTTTAATAAGGTCGACAATGTTAAACTCTTTAAAATCTGGTAATAGACTTAGAGTTGATTTTGCAAAAAATCCTCAACAAATTGAAATTCCAAATTTATTACAATTACAACAAAATAGTTATGAAAACTTCCTAATGATAGGGAAAGATGACCGAGCAGAAGCTGGTGTCGAAAAAGTTTTCAAATCAGTATTCCCAATCCATGATTCACAAAATAGAATAACATTAGAGTATATAGGTTCAGAAGTTGGTAAACCTAAATATGATGTTAGAGAATCTATGGTTAGAGGGCTTACTTACTCTATACCTTTAAAAATTAATATTAGATTAAC includes these proteins:
- the murD gene encoding UDP-N-acetylmuramoyl-L-alanine--D-glutamate ligase — protein: MIRVLGKGLTAQAIKEEYEDVVLYDDSDFNTYDKQSNEITVVSPGIPPNNKMVKNSNNIISDYDLIYKEMPFSIWISGTNGKTTTTQMCQHILKDKNSVCGGNIGTPVSKLNKESKIWILETSSFTFHYTKYAKPNLYLLLPISDDHVSWHGSFEEYEKAKLKPLYMMEESEIAIVPEKYKDINTVCHLITYKDSDDLCEKFDIDKTQINFKEPFLLDALLALAAKKIIFDEVDYETINTYKVDEHKVEEFKDKKNRLWVNDSKATNIDATINAIVPYKEKRIYLILGGDDKGANLELLFEFIKDLDIEIYAIGSNSNKLEKLAEKFSIKFYGCKILKEAIKKISTKHDLEAVAMLSPAAASLDQYTSYKERGKEFKEFVLGLSLL
- the rplK gene encoding 50S ribosomal protein L11, with translation MAKKVEGLLKLQIPAGAANPSPPVGPALGQRGINIMEFCKAFNEKTKDKGGFTIPVEITVYSDKSFTFVTKQPPMTDLIKKVSGIKKGSDNPLKNKIGKLTKDQVLEIVDMKIADLNTDDKEQASKIVAGSARSMGIEVEL
- the rpmG gene encoding 50S ribosomal protein L33 → MGNGVSIKIGLKCEECGDINYTTYKNPKTHTEKMAVKKYSPRLKKHTIHKEVKLKS
- the rplJ gene encoding 50S ribosomal protein L10, translating into MTKAQKSEVIDFLTGEFKESQAIVVCDYKGLSHKELESLRKDAKENGTKVQVAKNSLVTIAVKNAELGDIELNGTNIFLWSEDQISACKVADKFATANKDKFEIKSGIIEGQIADLATVNAFAKLPSRDELLGMLAATWMAPVTNFTIGLDALRKKKEEEAA
- the rplL gene encoding 50S ribosomal protein L7/L12; protein product: MAISKEDVLEYISGLSVLELSELVKEFEEKFGVSAQPVAVAGAVAGGAAEAAEEQTEFNVVLADAGAKKINVIKVIRALTGLGLKEAKAMAEEAGAIVKEGVSKEDAEAAKAELEGAGASVELK
- the secE gene encoding preprotein translocase subunit SecE, which produces MNKFKTYYKNAKEELFKVIFPIKEQIRSAYLSVFVVVTVITLFLALIDTIMSLSLSAVMN
- the tuf gene encoding elongation factor Tu, which encodes MAKEKFERSKPHVNIGTIGHVDHGKTTLTAAITMCLGLKNGQATMDYDQIDNAPEERERGITIATSHVEYETETRHYAHVDCPGHADYVKNMITGAAQMDGAILVIASTDGPMAQTREHILLSKQVGVPYIVVFLNKEDQLDDEDKEEMLELVEMEVRELLSEYDFPGDDTPIVAGSAFQALEEAKSGTAGEWSEKIYKLMDEVDAYIPTPERDADQDFLMPVEDVFTIQGRGTVVTGRIEKGTIKLNEEIEIVGMKDTQKTTVTGIEMFRKEMDEGQAGDNAGILLRGIKKEDVQRGQVLVKPGSITPHTKFRGEVYILSKEEGGRHTPFFSGYRPQFYVRTTDVTGSCELPEGTEMVMPGDNVELTVSLVAPIALEKGTKFAIREGGRTVGAGVVAEIIE
- the nusG gene encoding transcription termination/antitermination protein NusG, whose protein sequence is MAQQWYAIQTHSGSELAVKRALERLSEEMADERISEVLVPTEDLIEVKKGKKTIVERPLYPAYAFAKIDLDTALWHRIQSMPKVGRFIGESKKPTPLSKKDIDAILDKVQNRAAAKPKVSFDEGETVRINEGPFANFNGIVEDFDMASGMLKLNVSIFGRNTPVEITYTQVERVI
- the rplA gene encoding 50S ribosomal protein L1, whose translation is MAKKVSKRFKALSEKIENRNYSLAEGCSLVKELKSAKFDESVEVALNLNVDPRHADQMIRGAVVLPNGTGKTVRVAVFAKGAKVDEAKAAGADIVGNDDLVETVQGGEINFDVLIATPDCMGLVGKLGRILGPKGLMPNPKTGTVTMDVTKAVNDAKGGQVAYRVDKKGNMQAAVGKVSFSEEAIKENIEAFVAAINKAKPASAKGKYITTAAVSLTMSPSIKLDTLEIMDIK